Sequence from the Corallococcus sp. EGB genome:
GTGATGTGCGCCATCGTGGGGCCGCTGTTCTTCGCGGGCTTCGCGGCCTTCGTGCAGGTGGTGCCGCACCTGCCACCCGCGCTCGCGCACCACCTGACGCCCATCATCGGCGAGGGCCACTTCCAGCCCCGCCTGCCCCCGCGCTTCGGCGAGTGGATGATTGATCAGCTCTTCGTCGTGGCCCTGCCGGAGGAGTTCTTCTACCGGGGCTACCTCCAGGCCCGCCTGCGAGACGCGTGGCCCCAGGGGCGAGTGGTGCTGGGCGCCCGGCTGGGACGCGCCTTCTGGGTGACGGCGCTCCTCTTCGCGCTGGGCCACCTGGCCATCTTCCAGACGTGGCGGCTGGCGGTGTTCTTCCCCGCGCTCCTCTTCGGCTGGATGCGCGAGCGCACGGGTACCATCATCGGCTGCTCCCTCTTCCACGCCGCCTGCAACCTGTACGTGCGCTTCCTGGAGGTCTCCTTCTTCGGCGGCCCGTAGCGCCGCGGTCACTCCGGCGGCAGGTGGCCGACCTGGAGGTCCGCGCCCACCGTCAGCGTCGTGCCCTGCGGCAGCTCCACCCAGCCATTCGTGCGCGTGACGTGGCTGGCCACCACCACCGTGCGGCGGCGGCGGTGCGCGCCCACCTCCGGGTGCGTCTCCGGCGTGGTCGTGTCCACGCCGCAGTGCGAGCACTCCCCGGTGCCCTCCAGGCGCGTGTAGTACAGCGGGGCCTCGCCCCGGCGGGTGGCGAGCAGCACGGCGCCGTTGGTGGCCACCATGTTGAGCGGCGGCGTGCGCACCTGCCCCACCTGGACGAGCGCGGCCTCCACCTCTCGCACGGTGTCGCGCAGCACGCGGCCCGCGACGCCGGGCTCCAGGCGCGGGTCATCCGTGCGGCCCAGCTTGCGCAGGTTCGTGAGGAACAGGGCGAAGAGGAGCTCGCTGTCGGTGGAGCCGCGCACCTGCCGCTGGAGGTGCTCCGGCACGCGCTGCAGCAGCAGGGCGCGCAGGGGCTCGAAGTCCGGCAGCGGCCCCTGGTGGGCGAACAGCCAGTGGCGCGCCCGGAACGGCTGGGTGTTCTCCTCGGGCGACAGGCCCGGCGGCAGCCGGCCCGCGTGGAAGAGCACGGCCTCGGATTCGTGCGGGGGCGCCAGGTCGTCCAGGGTGAGGTCCCGGTCCGGCGCCAGGCGGCGCAGGAGCACCTCCTCCTGGGCATAGGTCCCCACCCCCAGGGCGTTGGCCCGTGCCTCCGAGCGGAGGACGACCTTCCCGGTCAGCCGGTGCAGCTCACAGCGCAGCAGGTTGGGGTCCGAGGACAGGGCGGCGAGGATGGCGGACATGGTGAAACCCCCCTTCCCCTGAAGGGATAAGGTCCATGGGACCCAGGTTCATCGTTCCCAACCCGCTCCCCTGCTCTGGCGCTAAGCCCTTGAAATGGCTGGCATTTGCTCAGTCATTGAATTGACACCCCGGAGCGTGGCGCCTAACCTCCGGGCGCTTCCCGGCGGCCCTCTTCCAGGAGGGGCCGGGGTGCAGGTCTTCACCGGAGACGGAATGGCGGACGACATCGCAATCGGCATCGACCTGGGCACGTCGTATTCGTGCGTGTCCGTCGTGCATGAGGGCCAGCCCACGGTCATCCCCAACGAGTGGGGCGAGACGACGCATGCCTCGTGCGTGTCCTTCCTGGAGGAAGGCTCCGTGCTGGTAGGCAACGCGGCGAAGAAGAACATCATCACCAGCCCGGAGAACACGGTCTATTCGGCCAAGCGTCTCATCGGCCGGTACTACTTCTCCGACGAGGTGAAGAAGGCCCAGGCGGTGATGCCGTACCGCATCGTCGAGGGCGAGAACAACTCGGTGCGCATCGGCGTGCGGGACCGCAGCTATTCGCTGCCGGAGATCTCCGCGCTGGTGCTCAAGGAGATGAAGGCCGTCGCGGAGACGTACCTGGGCCGCGAGGTCCACAAGGCGGTCATCACCGTCCCCGCGTACTTCAACGACAACCAGCGCCAGGCGACGAAGGACGCGGGCCGCATCGCGGGGCTGGAGGTGCTGCGCATCCTCAACGAGCCCACCGCGGCGGCGCTGGCCTATGGGTTCGGCCGGGACGTCAACCAGCGCGTCGTCGTCTACGACCTGGGCGGCGGCACGTTCGACGTGTCCATCCTGGAGATTGGCAAGGACGTCTTCGAGGTGCTGGCCACGGCGGGTGACACGTACCTGGGCGGCGACGACTTCGACGACCGCATCATGACGTGGATGGCGGACGACTTCCTCAACCGCACGCGGCTGGACCTCCGGCAGAACAAGTACTGCCTGCAGATGCTGAAGGACGCGGCGGAGAAGGCGAAGATCGACGTGGGCCAGTACGGCACCGCGGACATCCTCTGCCAGGGCAT
This genomic interval carries:
- the mrtX gene encoding myxosortase MrtX, which translates into the protein MSRPAGPPFKLSAVQEAMGLWALGFLGIIVAFLIAGGTSVPKLVATVGFLYLPLIPMRWRDEDYRDYGLTLRAWKQDLRLFLVMCAIVGPLFFAGFAAFVQVVPHLPPALAHHLTPIIGEGHFQPRLPPRFGEWMIDQLFVVALPEEFFYRGYLQARLRDAWPQGRVVLGARLGRAFWVTALLFALGHLAIFQTWRLAVFFPALLFGWMRERTGTIIGCSLFHAACNLYVRFLEVSFFGGP
- a CDS encoding class II glutamine amidotransferase, which produces MSAILAALSSDPNLLRCELHRLTGKVVLRSEARANALGVGTYAQEEVLLRRLAPDRDLTLDDLAPPHESEAVLFHAGRLPPGLSPEENTQPFRARHWLFAHQGPLPDFEPLRALLLQRVPEHLQRQVRGSTDSELLFALFLTNLRKLGRTDDPRLEPGVAGRVLRDTVREVEAALVQVGQVRTPPLNMVATNGAVLLATRRGEAPLYYTRLEGTGECSHCGVDTTTPETHPEVGAHRRRRTVVVASHVTRTNGWVELPQGTTLTVGADLQVGHLPPE
- the dnaK gene encoding molecular chaperone DnaK is translated as MADDIAIGIDLGTSYSCVSVVHEGQPTVIPNEWGETTHASCVSFLEEGSVLVGNAAKKNIITSPENTVYSAKRLIGRYYFSDEVKKAQAVMPYRIVEGENNSVRIGVRDRSYSLPEISALVLKEMKAVAETYLGREVHKAVITVPAYFNDNQRQATKDAGRIAGLEVLRILNEPTAAALAYGFGRDVNQRVVVYDLGGGTFDVSILEIGKDVFEVLATAGDTYLGGDDFDDRIMTWMADDFLNRTRLDLRQNKYCLQMLKDAAEKAKIDVGQYGTADILCQGICQDANGNVMDLRNTLNQDQFNRMVMDLVQRTFKVCDEALQSARLTAADIDAVILVGGPTRLPIIRNSVKHYFQREPLEGINPDQVVAMGAALQSHALLDSKTETFLVDVTPLTLRIGTVGGYTEKIIDKNTPVPIDRSKTFTTSRDGQEKVKIRVYQGESNRAEECEMLGEFEFSGFRIGYRGEVKIEVTFEINTDGLVNVSACDVETGQKTSTTITLSSGMTEADIQQSIQSNRNTRLAGHNSDLPAVAS